In Listeria swaminathanii, the following are encoded in one genomic region:
- the rpsJ gene encoding 30S ribosomal protein S10: protein MAKQKIRIRLKAYDHRILDQSAEKIVETAKRSGASVSGPIPLPTEKSIYTVLRAVHKYKDSREQFEMRTHKRLIDIVNPTPQTVDSLMRLDLPSGVDIEIKL from the coding sequence ACAAAAAATTCGTATTCGTTTAAAAGCGTATGATCACCGTATTTTGGATCAATCAGCAGAAAAGATTGTAGAAACAGCGAAACGCTCAGGTGCTTCCGTATCTGGTCCGATTCCACTTCCAACAGAGAAGTCAATCTACACAGTCTTGCGTGCGGTCCACAAATATAAAGATTCTCGTGAGCAATTCGAAATGCGTACACACAAACGTTTAATCGACATCGTTAATCCAACACCACAAACAGTTGATAGCTTGATGCGTTTAGACTTACCAAGCGGTGTGGACATCGAAATCAAACTATAA
- the rplC gene encoding 50S ribosomal protein L3: MTKGILGRKVGMTQVFTENGELIPVTVIEAAQNVVLQKKTVETDGYEAVQIGFEDKRAILSNKPEQGHVAKANTTPKRFIREFRDVNLDEYEIGAEVKVDVFAEGDIIDATGVSKGKGFQGVIKRHGQSRGPMAHGSRYHRRPGSMGPVAPNRVFKNKLLPGRMGGEQITIQNLEIVKVDVEKNVLLVKGNVPGAKKALVQIKTATKAK, from the coding sequence ATGACCAAAGGAATCTTAGGTAGAAAAGTAGGGATGACACAAGTTTTCACTGAAAACGGCGAACTTATTCCAGTAACAGTAATCGAAGCAGCACAAAACGTGGTACTTCAAAAGAAAACTGTTGAAACTGACGGCTATGAAGCTGTACAAATCGGTTTCGAAGATAAGAGAGCAATTTTGTCAAACAAACCCGAACAAGGTCATGTAGCAAAAGCCAATACTACTCCTAAGCGCTTCATTCGCGAATTCCGCGATGTAAACTTAGACGAGTATGAGATTGGTGCAGAAGTAAAAGTAGACGTATTCGCAGAAGGTGACATCATCGACGCGACAGGCGTATCGAAAGGTAAAGGTTTCCAAGGTGTTATTAAACGCCACGGACAATCACGCGGCCCTATGGCCCACGGTTCCCGTTACCATCGTCGCCCAGGTTCAATGGGTCCAGTAGCACCTAACCGTGTTTTCAAAAATAAACTACTTCCAGGTCGTATGGGTGGAGAACAAATCACTATCCAAAACCTAGAAATCGTTAAAGTAGACGTTGAAAAGAACGTTCTTTTAGTAAAAGGTAACGTTCCAGGCGCTAAAAAAGCATTAGTTCAAATTAAAACTGCTACTAAAGCAAAATAA
- the rplD gene encoding 50S ribosomal protein L4, producing the protein MPKLSLLKQDGTNAGEITLNDTVFGIEPNEKVVVDVILSQRASLRQGTHKVKNRSEVRGGGRKPWRQKGTGRARQGSIRSPQWRGGGVVFGPTPRSYAYKLPKKVRRLAIKSILSSKVNEEKLVVLEGLTFDAPKTKEFAAFLKNISVDTKALIVVAGESENVELSARNLQGITVIPAESISVLEVAKHDKLIITKAAVEKVEEVLA; encoded by the coding sequence ATGCCAAAATTAAGCTTACTTAAACAAGATGGAACAAACGCTGGCGAAATTACTTTAAACGACACTGTTTTCGGTATCGAACCAAATGAAAAAGTTGTTGTTGACGTAATTTTGAGCCAACGTGCTTCCCTACGTCAAGGGACTCACAAAGTAAAAAATCGTTCAGAAGTACGTGGTGGCGGACGTAAACCATGGCGTCAAAAAGGTACAGGTCGTGCCCGTCAAGGTTCAATCCGTTCCCCACAATGGCGTGGCGGTGGTGTCGTATTCGGCCCAACACCTCGTTCATATGCTTACAAATTACCTAAGAAAGTTCGTCGTTTAGCGATTAAATCGATTCTTTCTTCTAAAGTTAATGAAGAAAAATTAGTTGTACTTGAAGGTTTGACTTTCGATGCACCTAAAACAAAAGAATTTGCGGCTTTTCTTAAAAATATCTCTGTAGATACTAAGGCACTAATCGTAGTTGCTGGTGAAAGTGAAAATGTAGAATTATCTGCACGCAACTTACAAGGCATTACTGTTATTCCAGCTGAAAGTATCTCAGTACTAGAAGTTGCTAAACATGATAAATTAATTATCACTAAAGCAGCTGTCGAAAAAGTAGAGGAGGTGCTCGCATAA
- the rplW gene encoding 50S ribosomal protein L23: protein MDARDIIKRPVVTEESTSILDDKKYTFEVDTRATKTQVKYAIEEIFDVKVAKVNVMNYKGKLKRMGRYAGYTNKRRKAIVTVTADSKEIQFFEV from the coding sequence ATGGATGCACGCGACATCATTAAGCGCCCAGTTGTAACTGAAGAATCTACAAGCATTCTCGACGATAAGAAATATACATTTGAAGTAGATACTCGCGCAACTAAAACGCAAGTAAAATACGCAATTGAAGAAATTTTCGACGTAAAAGTTGCTAAAGTAAACGTAATGAATTACAAAGGCAAACTTAAACGTATGGGCCGTTATGCAGGTTACACTAACAAACGTCGTAAAGCGATTGTTACTGTTACAGCTGACAGCAAAGAAATTCAATTCTTTGAAGTATAA
- the rplB gene encoding 50S ribosomal protein L2: protein MAIKKYKPTTNGRRHMTSSDFAEITTSTPEKSLLRPLKKKAGRNNQGKLTVRHHGGGHKRQYRVIDFKRNKDGIPGRVATIEYDPNRSANIALINYADGEKRYIIAAKGLEVGQTIYSGAEADIKVGNALELKDIPVGTVIHNIEMKPGKGGQLVRSAGTSAQVLGKEGKYVLIRLNSGEVRMILSTCRATIGQVGNEQHELINIGKAGRSRWMGKRPTVRGSVMNPNDHPHGGGEGKAPIGRKSPMSPWGKPTLGYKTRKKNNNSDKFIVRRRKKK from the coding sequence ATGGCGATCAAAAAGTATAAACCTACCACTAACGGGCGCCGGCACATGACTAGTTCTGATTTCGCTGAGATTACTACAAGTACTCCAGAAAAATCTTTACTACGTCCTCTTAAAAAGAAAGCCGGACGCAATAACCAAGGTAAGTTAACTGTTCGTCATCACGGCGGTGGCCATAAACGCCAATACCGCGTGATTGATTTCAAACGTAACAAAGATGGTATTCCTGGACGCGTTGCAACGATCGAGTACGATCCAAACCGTTCCGCTAATATCGCTCTAATCAACTATGCTGATGGAGAAAAACGCTACATCATCGCAGCAAAAGGCCTTGAAGTAGGTCAAACAATTTATTCAGGAGCAGAAGCTGACATTAAAGTTGGTAATGCACTAGAATTAAAAGATATTCCAGTGGGTACTGTTATCCACAATATCGAAATGAAACCTGGTAAAGGTGGACAATTAGTACGTTCTGCTGGAACAAGTGCTCAAGTACTTGGTAAAGAAGGCAAATACGTATTAATCCGCTTAAACTCCGGTGAAGTTCGCATGATCCTTTCTACTTGCCGCGCTACAATCGGTCAAGTTGGTAACGAACAACACGAACTTATCAACATCGGTAAAGCAGGTCGTTCACGTTGGATGGGTAAACGCCCAACTGTTCGTGGATCTGTAATGAACCCGAACGATCACCCACACGGTGGTGGTGAAGGTAAAGCTCCAATCGGCCGTAAATCGCCAATGTCTCCATGGGGTAAACCAACTCTTGGATACAAAACACGTAAGAAAAACAACAACTCCGATAAATTCATCGTACGTCGTCGTAAGAAAAAATAA
- the rpsS gene encoding 30S ribosomal protein S19, producing MGRSLKKGPFVDGHLMKKVDAAAESEKKQVIKTWSRRSTIFPTFVGLTIAVYDGRKHVPVYVQEDMVGHKLGEFAPTRTYRGHAGDDKKTKR from the coding sequence ATGGGTCGTAGTTTGAAAAAAGGACCTTTTGTTGATGGCCACTTGATGAAGAAAGTGGACGCTGCAGCAGAAAGCGAAAAGAAACAAGTAATTAAAACTTGGTCTCGTCGCTCCACGATTTTCCCAACTTTTGTTGGACTAACAATCGCTGTATATGATGGACGTAAACACGTTCCTGTTTATGTTCAAGAAGATATGGTAGGACACAAACTGGGCGAATTCGCACCAACTCGTACGTACCGCGGTCATGCGGGCGACGATAAAAAAACTAAACGCTAA
- the rplV gene encoding 50S ribosomal protein L22, whose protein sequence is MASEVTSAKAVAKTVRIAPRKARIVIDLIRGKQVGEAIAILKYTPRSASPIIEKVLKSAIANAEHNYDLDINNLVVEEAFVDEGPTLKRFRPRAQGRASAINKRTSHITVVVSEVKEG, encoded by the coding sequence ATGGCAAGTGAAGTTACAAGCGCAAAAGCCGTTGCCAAAACGGTTCGTATTGCTCCTCGCAAAGCTAGAATCGTCATTGATTTAATTCGAGGCAAGCAAGTTGGCGAAGCAATTGCAATCTTGAAGTATACTCCAAGATCGGCTTCCCCAATTATTGAAAAAGTATTAAAATCCGCTATTGCTAACGCAGAGCATAACTATGATTTAGACATTAACAACCTTGTAGTAGAGGAAGCATTTGTTGACGAAGGTCCAACACTTAAACGTTTCCGTCCACGTGCACAAGGTCGTGCAAGTGCAATCAACAAACGTACTAGCCACATTACAGTTGTGGTATCTGAAGTGAAGGAGGGATAA
- the rpsC gene encoding 30S ribosomal protein S3 has protein sequence MGQKVHPIGMRIGVIRDWDSKWYAEKDYADFLHEDLRIRDYVAKRLSDASVSRVEIERAANRVNITIHTAKPGMVIGKGGSEVEALRKNLNELTQKRVHINIVEIKRADLDAKLVAENIARQLEGRVSFRRAQKQAIQRTMRAGAKGIKTQVSGRLGGADIARAEHYSEGTVPLHTLRADIDYAWEEADTTYGKLGVKVWIYRGEVLPTKKNNVEGGK, from the coding sequence GTGGGTCAAAAAGTACATCCAATAGGTATGCGTATCGGTGTCATCCGTGATTGGGACTCCAAATGGTACGCGGAAAAAGATTATGCGGACTTCTTACATGAAGATTTACGCATCCGTGATTACGTTGCAAAACGTCTATCTGACGCTTCTGTTTCTCGTGTAGAAATCGAACGTGCAGCTAACCGTGTGAATATCACTATTCATACTGCAAAACCTGGTATGGTTATCGGTAAAGGTGGTTCTGAAGTTGAAGCATTACGCAAAAACTTAAACGAACTTACTCAAAAACGTGTTCATATCAACATCGTAGAAATCAAACGTGCTGACCTAGACGCAAAATTGGTTGCTGAAAATATCGCTCGTCAATTGGAAGGTCGTGTATCTTTCCGTCGTGCGCAAAAACAAGCTATCCAACGTACTATGCGTGCTGGAGCAAAAGGTATCAAAACTCAAGTATCTGGTCGTCTTGGCGGAGCGGATATCGCTCGTGCTGAACACTATAGCGAAGGAACAGTACCTCTTCATACATTGCGTGCCGACATCGACTACGCATGGGAAGAAGCTGACACAACTTATGGTAAACTAGGCGTTAAAGTCTGGATCTACCGCGGTGAAGTCCTTCCTACGAAGAAAAACAATGTGGAAGGAGGAAAATAA
- the rplP gene encoding 50S ribosomal protein L16 yields the protein MLVPKRVKYRREFRGNMRGRAKGGTEVAFGEYGLQAVEASWITNRQIEAARIAMTRYMKRGGKVWIKIFPHKSYTSKPIGVRMGKGKGAPEGWVSPVKRGKIMFEIAGVPEDVAREALRLAAHKLPVKTKIVKREEIGGEANES from the coding sequence ATGTTAGTTCCTAAACGTGTAAAATACCGTCGTGAATTTCGCGGAAACATGCGTGGACGCGCGAAAGGCGGAACTGAAGTTGCATTTGGTGAATATGGTCTTCAAGCAGTTGAAGCTTCTTGGATTACAAACCGTCAAATCGAAGCAGCTCGTATCGCAATGACTCGTTACATGAAACGTGGCGGTAAAGTTTGGATTAAAATTTTCCCTCATAAATCTTACACTTCTAAACCAATCGGGGTTCGGATGGGTAAAGGTAAAGGTGCTCCGGAAGGTTGGGTAAGCCCAGTCAAACGTGGCAAAATTATGTTTGAAATCGCAGGTGTTCCTGAAGATGTAGCGCGTGAAGCATTACGTCTAGCAGCACATAAACTGCCGGTCAAAACTAAGATCGTTAAACGTGAAGAAATTGGTGGTGAAGCAAATGAAAGCTAA
- the rpmC gene encoding 50S ribosomal protein L29, with product MKANDIRDLSTTEIQDQEKALKEELFNLRFQLATGQLENTARIREVRKAIARMKTIVRERELA from the coding sequence ATGAAAGCTAATGATATCCGTGATTTATCCACTACCGAAATCCAAGATCAAGAAAAAGCTTTGAAAGAAGAGCTCTTCAACCTGCGCTTTCAATTAGCTACTGGTCAATTAGAAAACACCGCACGTATTCGTGAGGTTCGTAAAGCAATTGCCCGTATGAAAACAATCGTTCGAGAAAGAGAACTTGCTTAA
- the rpsQ gene encoding 30S ribosomal protein S17: MADRNQRKVYTGRVVSDKMDKTITVVVETYKKHGLYGKRVKYSKKFKAHDENNIAKTGDVVRISETRPLSATKHFRLLEVVEEAVII; this comes from the coding sequence ATGGCTGACCGTAACCAACGTAAAGTTTATACTGGTCGTGTTGTATCCGATAAAATGGATAAAACAATTACCGTGGTTGTTGAAACGTACAAGAAACATGGTTTGTACGGTAAACGCGTGAAGTATTCTAAAAAATTCAAAGCGCATGATGAAAATAACATTGCAAAAACTGGCGATGTAGTTCGTATTTCCGAAACTCGTCCATTGTCTGCAACTAAACATTTCCGTTTATTAGAAGTTGTAGAAGAAGCAGTAATTATCTAA
- the rplN gene encoding 50S ribosomal protein L14 yields MIQQESRMKVADNSGAREVLTIKVLGGSGRKTANIGDVVVCTVKQATPGGVVKKGEVVKAVIVRTKSGARRQDGSYIKFDENACVIIRDDKSPRGTRIFGPVARELRENNFMKIVSLAPEVL; encoded by the coding sequence ATGATTCAACAAGAAAGTCGTATGAAAGTGGCTGATAACTCTGGTGCTCGTGAAGTTTTAACTATTAAAGTACTAGGTGGATCAGGACGCAAAACTGCTAACATTGGCGATGTTGTCGTGTGTACCGTTAAACAAGCAACACCAGGCGGCGTTGTCAAAAAAGGTGAAGTTGTTAAAGCAGTAATCGTTCGTACTAAGAGTGGAGCACGTCGTCAAGACGGTTCTTACATCAAGTTTGATGAAAATGCATGTGTCATTATCCGTGACGATAAAAGTCCTCGTGGAACACGTATTTTTGGACCTGTTGCTCGCGAACTTCGTGAAAACAACTTTATGAAGATCGTTTCTTTAGCTCCAGAAGTTCTTTAA
- the rplX gene encoding 50S ribosomal protein L24, which translates to MHVKKGDKVKVITGKDKGKSGKVLAAFPKKDRVLIEGINMVKKHTKPSNVNPQGGILNVEAPIHVSNVMLLDPKTGEPTRVGYEVKGDKKVRVAKKSGEVIDK; encoded by the coding sequence ATGCATGTCAAAAAAGGTGATAAAGTAAAAGTTATTACTGGTAAAGATAAAGGCAAATCCGGCAAAGTGCTCGCAGCATTTCCGAAAAAGGATCGCGTACTTATCGAAGGAATCAATATGGTTAAAAAACATACAAAACCTTCCAACGTCAACCCGCAAGGCGGAATCTTGAATGTTGAAGCACCAATCCACGTTTCAAACGTAATGCTACTTGACCCTAAAACAGGCGAACCTACTCGTGTAGGATACGAAGTTAAAGGCGACAAGAAAGTACGCGTAGCAAAAAAATCCGGTGAAGTAATAGATAAATAA
- the rplE gene encoding 50S ribosomal protein L5, producing MNRLKDQYLKEIVPALMSKFNYDSVMEVPKIDKIVINTGVGDATANAKVLDSAVEELALITGQKPVITKAKNSIAGFRLREGMPIGAKVTLRGERMYDFLDKLVTVSLPRVRDFRGVSKKAFDGRGNYTLGVREQLIFPEIDYDQVSKVRGMDVVIVTTAKSDEESHELLTQLGMPFQK from the coding sequence ATGAATCGCCTTAAAGATCAATATCTTAAGGAAATTGTTCCTGCTTTAATGAGCAAATTCAATTATGACTCCGTAATGGAGGTTCCAAAAATAGATAAAATCGTAATCAACACTGGTGTTGGTGACGCTACAGCAAATGCGAAAGTTTTAGACAGTGCAGTTGAGGAGTTAGCTCTTATCACTGGTCAAAAACCTGTAATCACAAAAGCAAAAAATTCTATCGCTGGTTTCCGTCTTCGTGAAGGAATGCCAATCGGTGCTAAAGTAACTTTGCGTGGTGAACGCATGTATGATTTCTTAGATAAATTAGTTACTGTTTCACTTCCACGTGTTCGTGATTTCCGTGGCGTATCGAAAAAAGCTTTCGATGGCCGTGGTAACTATACGTTGGGTGTTAGAGAGCAACTTATTTTCCCTGAAATTGATTACGATCAAGTATCAAAAGTACGCGGTATGGACGTAGTAATCGTTACAACTGCCAAAAGTGATGAAGAATCTCATGAGTTACTAACTCAACTTGGGATGCCATTTCAAAAGTAA
- a CDS encoding type Z 30S ribosomal protein S14, producing the protein MAKKSMIAKQKRTPKYAVQAYTRCERCGRPHSVIRKFKLCRICFRELAYKGQIPGVKKASW; encoded by the coding sequence GTGGCTAAGAAATCCATGATCGCGAAGCAAAAACGTACACCTAAATACGCTGTTCAAGCATATACTCGTTGTGAACGTTGTGGTCGTCCACATTCCGTTATTCGCAAATTTAAATTATGCCGTATTTGTTTCCGTGAACTTGCCTATAAAGGTCAAATTCCCGGCGTGAAAAAAGCAAGCTGGTAA
- the rpsH gene encoding 30S ribosomal protein S8 → MVMTDPIADFLTRIRNANMVKHDKLELPASKIKKEIAEILKREGFIRDVEYIEDDNAGTIRVFLKYGATGERVITGLKRISKPGLRVYAKSTEVPKVLNGLGIAIVSTSQGVLTDKEARAKQVGGEVLAYVW, encoded by the coding sequence ATGGTGATGACAGATCCAATTGCAGATTTTCTAACTCGCATTCGTAATGCAAACATGGTTAAACATGATAAATTAGAACTGCCTGCATCCAAAATCAAAAAAGAAATTGCTGAAATATTGAAGCGTGAAGGTTTTATCCGTGACGTTGAATATATTGAAGATGACAATGCTGGAACAATCCGTGTTTTCTTAAAATATGGAGCGACTGGCGAACGTGTAATCACTGGTTTGAAACGTATCAGTAAACCAGGTTTACGTGTATATGCAAAATCAACTGAGGTGCCTAAAGTACTTAACGGTCTAGGTATCGCAATCGTGTCTACTTCCCAAGGTGTTTTAACCGACAAAGAAGCCCGTGCTAAACAAGTCGGCGGAGAAGTACTAGCATACGTTTGGTAA
- the rplF gene encoding 50S ribosomal protein L6: protein MSRIGKKTIVIPAGVTVTLNGSTATVKGPKGELVKEFNPEITIKIEGSEINVSRPTDNKNHRALHGTTRAILNNMVVGVSEGYEKKLELIGVGYRAQKQGDKLVLNVGYSHPVEFVAPKGVEIEVPANTQVIVKGYNKEHVGELAANIRAVRPPEPYKGKGIRYEGEHVRRKEGKTGK, encoded by the coding sequence ATGTCCCGTATAGGTAAAAAAACTATTGTGATTCCTGCAGGTGTAACTGTTACACTTAATGGATCAACAGCAACAGTTAAAGGTCCTAAAGGTGAACTTGTAAAAGAGTTCAACCCAGAAATTACTATTAAAATCGAAGGCAGCGAAATTAACGTTTCTCGCCCGACTGATAATAAAAACCACCGTGCACTTCATGGTACAACTCGTGCTATTCTTAATAACATGGTTGTCGGAGTTTCCGAGGGTTATGAAAAGAAATTAGAACTTATCGGTGTTGGTTACCGTGCGCAAAAACAAGGCGACAAGCTTGTTCTTAACGTAGGGTACTCTCATCCAGTAGAGTTTGTTGCTCCTAAAGGCGTAGAAATTGAAGTTCCTGCAAACACACAAGTGATTGTAAAAGGATACAACAAAGAACACGTTGGCGAGTTAGCTGCAAACATTCGTGCCGTACGTCCACCAGAGCCGTATAAAGGTAAAGGTATTCGTTACGAAGGCGAACATGTACGCCGTAAAGAAGGTAAAACTGGTAAATAA
- the rplR gene encoding 50S ribosomal protein L18, with the protein MITKIDKNKVRKKRHARVRSKISGTESRPRLNVFRSNKNIYAQIIDDVNGVTLASASNLDKDFGSAESKVDAASKVGELVAKRASEKGITSVTFDRGGYLYHGRVKALAEAARENGLEF; encoded by the coding sequence GTGATTACCAAAATCGACAAAAATAAAGTACGTAAAAAAAGACATGCTCGTGTTCGTTCTAAGATTTCTGGAACTGAAAGTCGTCCACGTTTAAACGTATTCCGTTCAAACAAAAATATTTATGCTCAAATTATTGATGATGTAAATGGTGTGACACTTGCAAGTGCGTCTAATTTAGATAAAGATTTCGGTTCTGCTGAATCCAAAGTTGATGCAGCGAGCAAAGTTGGCGAACTAGTTGCTAAACGTGCTTCCGAAAAAGGTATTACTTCTGTCACTTTTGACCGTGGAGGATACTTATATCATGGCCGCGTAAAAGCTCTTGCTGAAGCAGCTCGCGAAAATGGACTAGAATTTTAA
- the rpsE gene encoding 30S ribosomal protein S5, translating into MPEQIDGNKLDLEERVVTINRVAKVVKGGRRFRFTALVVVGDKNGHVGFGTGKAQEVPDAIRKAVEDAKKNMVLVPTVDTTIPHTVVGHFGGGEILLKPASAGSGVTAGGPVRAVLELAGVADVSSKSLGSNTPINMVRATIDGIKQLKNAEDVAKLRGKTVEELLG; encoded by the coding sequence ATGCCTGAGCAAATTGATGGAAACAAATTAGATTTAGAAGAACGCGTTGTTACAATCAACCGTGTTGCTAAAGTAGTTAAAGGTGGACGTCGTTTCCGTTTCACAGCACTTGTTGTTGTTGGAGACAAAAATGGTCATGTTGGTTTCGGTACTGGTAAAGCACAAGAAGTTCCAGACGCTATCCGTAAAGCTGTTGAGGATGCTAAAAAGAACATGGTGCTTGTACCAACTGTAGACACAACTATTCCACACACTGTAGTCGGACATTTTGGTGGCGGAGAAATTCTTCTTAAACCTGCTAGTGCCGGTTCTGGTGTAACTGCTGGTGGTCCCGTTCGTGCGGTCCTAGAACTTGCCGGTGTTGCTGATGTATCTTCCAAATCGCTTGGATCTAATACACCAATTAACATGGTTCGTGCTACAATCGACGGAATTAAACAACTGAAAAACGCTGAAGATGTTGCGAAACTTCGTGGCAAAACAGTAGAAGAATTGTTAGGATAA
- the rpmD gene encoding 50S ribosomal protein L30 — protein sequence MAKLEITLKRSLIGRPQPQRKTVQALGLGKTNSVVVKEDNPAIRGMITKVSHLVDVKEV from the coding sequence ATGGCGAAGTTAGAAATTACTCTAAAACGTAGCTTAATCGGACGCCCTCAACCACAACGCAAAACTGTTCAAGCATTAGGTCTTGGTAAAACAAATTCTGTAGTGGTTAAAGAAGATAATCCTGCAATTCGTGGGATGATCACTAAAGTAAGTCATTTAGTGGACGTCAAAGAAGTTTAA
- the rplO gene encoding 50S ribosomal protein L15, protein MKLHELKPSEGSRKERNRVGRGTGSGNGKTSGRGHKGQKARSGGGVRLGFEGGQLPLFRRIPKRGFTNINRKEFAIVNLDVLNRFEDGTEVTPELLVETGIIRNEKSGIKILSNGNIEKKLTVKANKFSAAAKEAIEAAGGKTEVI, encoded by the coding sequence ATGAAACTACATGAACTTAAGCCTTCAGAAGGTTCTCGTAAAGAACGTAATCGTGTTGGTCGTGGAACAGGCTCTGGTAACGGCAAAACTTCAGGACGCGGTCATAAAGGACAAAAAGCTCGTTCTGGTGGTGGCGTACGTTTAGGTTTTGAAGGTGGACAACTTCCACTTTTCCGTCGTATTCCAAAACGTGGATTCACAAACATCAACCGTAAAGAATTTGCTATCGTGAACTTAGATGTTTTAAACCGCTTTGAAGATGGTACAGAAGTAACGCCAGAACTTTTAGTTGAAACTGGAATTATTCGTAACGAAAAATCCGGAATCAAGATTTTATCTAATGGAAATATCGAGAAAAAACTTACTGTGAAAGCGAACAAATTCTCTGCAGCTGCAAAAGAAGCAATTGAAGCAGCTGGCGGAAAAACTGAGGTGATCTAA